A region from the Sandaracinus amylolyticus genome encodes:
- a CDS encoding STAS/SEC14 domain-containing protein, producing MASIRFDDSQFPLVVTEWPDGEITDAELEQWIAKCTAGWPRGRQITLHLGMRATGLTSLQRKRMSEFAKTNERMLAKVIVATAIVADSPVVRGIITAINWLAPPPYAQRVFARRGEAETWLREQLAADRAA from the coding sequence CATCCGCTTCGACGACTCGCAGTTCCCGCTCGTCGTGACGGAGTGGCCCGACGGCGAGATCACCGACGCCGAGCTCGAGCAGTGGATCGCGAAGTGCACCGCTGGCTGGCCACGGGGCCGTCAGATCACGCTGCACCTCGGGATGCGCGCGACCGGGCTCACGTCGCTGCAGCGAAAGCGCATGAGCGAGTTCGCGAAGACGAACGAGCGCATGCTCGCGAAGGTGATCGTCGCGACCGCGATCGTCGCGGACTCGCCGGTCGTGCGCGGGATCATCACCGCGATCAACTGGCTCGCGCCTCCGCCCTACGCGCAGCGCGTGTTCGCGCGTCGCGGCGAGGCGGAGACGTGGCTGCGCGAGCAGCTCGCGGCCGATCGCGCCGCGTGA
- a CDS encoding Fur family transcriptional regulator: MTSNTTISRIERRCIEKGLRMTEQRRIIARVLSESDDHPDVETVYARASAVDKRIGLATVYRTLRLFEEASILERHDFGDGRARYEEAPEEHHDHLIDVQSGRVIEFTSPEIEALQKKVAEQLGFRLIDHRLELYGVPIGSETEVDPRKKS; encoded by the coding sequence ATGACTTCGAACACCACGATCTCGCGAATCGAGCGACGCTGCATCGAGAAGGGGCTTCGGATGACCGAGCAGCGCCGCATCATCGCGCGCGTGCTCTCGGAGTCCGACGATCACCCGGACGTCGAGACCGTCTACGCGCGCGCGAGCGCGGTGGACAAGCGCATCGGGCTCGCGACGGTGTACCGCACGCTGCGCCTGTTCGAGGAAGCGAGCATCCTCGAGCGCCACGACTTCGGTGACGGCCGCGCGCGCTACGAAGAGGCGCCCGAGGAGCACCACGATCACCTGATCGACGTGCAGAGCGGGCGCGTCATCGAGTTCACGAGCCCGGAGATCGAGGCGCTCCAGAAGAAGGTCGCCGAGCAGCTCGGGTTCCGCCTGATCGATCATCGCCTCGAGCTCTACGGCGTGCCGATCGGCAGCGAGACCGAGGTCGATCCGCGCAAGAAGAGCTGA
- a CDS encoding tetratricopeptide repeat protein yields the protein MVIDPELDAIDARWDTGDREGALAALDALIETGGERVDRLRRRGVWLVALGRHGDALTAFRRVIALEPSYVDHYDAGNALLALGRPDDAIAHYDASLALHARHPEAHTNRGIALFQSRRQDDARAAFGAALAIDRDFVPALRCSAILERHLGRMDASETLLRRITALRPRDPGAALDLADCLAALPPRGELDITPHGRTWRAIEAARIARELAPEDPRPLRVEARVLSRAMHVNVSFSTARVRPDGTLGFDLERGPLRAPSFSDELVALCEAAMARFPSDPTFPQLLGDAHDLAGRAEDAKRMWQRASELE from the coding sequence ATGGTGATCGACCCCGAGCTCGATGCGATCGACGCACGATGGGACACCGGTGATCGCGAGGGCGCGCTCGCGGCCCTCGACGCGCTGATCGAGACCGGCGGCGAGCGCGTCGATCGACTGCGTCGACGCGGCGTGTGGCTCGTGGCGCTCGGACGTCACGGCGATGCGCTCACCGCGTTCCGCCGCGTGATCGCGCTCGAGCCCTCGTACGTCGATCACTACGACGCCGGCAACGCGCTCCTCGCGCTCGGCCGGCCCGACGACGCGATCGCTCACTACGACGCGAGCCTCGCGCTCCACGCGCGCCATCCCGAGGCGCACACGAACCGCGGCATCGCGCTCTTCCAGAGCCGCCGGCAGGACGACGCGCGCGCCGCGTTCGGGGCCGCGCTCGCGATCGATCGCGACTTCGTGCCCGCGCTGCGCTGCAGCGCGATCCTCGAGCGGCACCTCGGCCGCATGGACGCGAGCGAGACGCTGCTCCGCCGCATCACGGCGCTGCGACCGCGCGATCCCGGCGCCGCGCTCGATCTCGCCGATTGCCTCGCCGCGTTGCCCCCGCGCGGCGAGCTCGACATCACGCCGCACGGCCGCACGTGGCGCGCGATCGAAGCCGCGCGCATCGCGCGCGAGCTCGCGCCCGAGGATCCGCGACCGCTGCGCGTCGAGGCGCGCGTGCTCTCGCGCGCGATGCACGTGAACGTGTCGTTCTCCACCGCGCGCGTGCGCCCCGATGGGACGCTCGGGTTCGACCTCGAGCGCGGCCCGCTGCGCGCTCCCTCGTTCTCCGACGAGCTGGTCGCGCTGTGCGAGGCCGCGATGGCGCGGTTCCCGAGCGATCCGACGTTCCCGCAGCTGCTCGGCGATGCCCACGATCTCGCGGGCCGCGCCGAGGACGCGAAGCGGATGTGGCAGCGCGCGAGCGAGCTCGAGTGA
- a CDS encoding glutathione S-transferase family protein → MANKRSGARPTLYYHPLASFCHKVLVALYESEIDFEPRLVDFADPASSAELFELWPVGKIPLLRDGDHLVPETTIIVEHLALHHAGARALIPSDPALALEARLWDRFFDLYVGVPMQRIVLERLRPTDRRDPLGVDEARAALRTAYSMLEQRMATRTWAAGDSFGLADCAAAPVLFYAEIAEPFSSTHPRVAAYLERLLKRPSFARVLREAKPYLGLYPLRDQMPARLLAACE, encoded by the coding sequence ATGGCTAACAAACGCTCGGGCGCGCGTCCGACGCTCTACTACCACCCGCTCGCGTCCTTCTGTCACAAGGTGCTGGTCGCGTTGTACGAGAGCGAGATCGACTTCGAGCCCCGCCTCGTCGACTTCGCCGATCCCGCGTCGAGCGCGGAGCTCTTCGAGCTCTGGCCGGTGGGCAAGATCCCGCTGCTGCGCGACGGCGATCACCTCGTGCCCGAGACCACGATCATCGTCGAGCACCTCGCGCTGCATCACGCGGGCGCGCGTGCGTTGATCCCGAGCGATCCCGCGCTCGCGCTCGAGGCGCGGCTCTGGGATCGCTTCTTCGATCTCTACGTGGGGGTGCCGATGCAGCGGATCGTGCTCGAGCGGCTCCGCCCGACCGACCGGCGCGATCCGCTGGGCGTCGACGAGGCGAGGGCCGCGCTGCGCACCGCGTACTCGATGCTCGAGCAGCGCATGGCCACGCGCACCTGGGCCGCGGGCGACTCGTTCGGGCTCGCGGACTGCGCCGCGGCGCCCGTGCTCTTCTACGCGGAGATCGCCGAGCCGTTCTCGAGCACGCACCCGAGGGTGGCCGCGTACCTCGAGCGTCTCCTGAAGCGCCCGTCGTTCGCGCGCGTGCTGCGCGAGGCGAAGCCGTACCTCGGGCTCTATCCACTGCGCGACCAGATGCCGGCGCGCCTGCTCGCGGCATGCGAATGA
- a CDS encoding ArsR/SmtB family transcription factor produces MSAAVVSLERTFHALGDPTRLGMVERLSRGPASVTELAAPLTMALPSVLKHLKVLEEGGVVRSEKAGRVRTYRLQPDALAAIDRWVAQRRDAWNACFDRLDRMLAEEDEES; encoded by the coding sequence ATGAGCGCGGCGGTCGTCTCGCTCGAGCGCACGTTCCACGCGCTCGGTGATCCCACGCGGCTCGGCATGGTGGAGCGGCTGAGCCGCGGGCCGGCGTCGGTCACCGAGCTCGCGGCGCCGCTCACGATGGCGCTGCCCTCGGTGCTGAAGCACCTCAAGGTGCTCGAGGAGGGCGGCGTCGTTCGCTCGGAGAAGGCCGGCCGCGTGCGCACGTATCGACTGCAGCCCGATGCGCTCGCCGCGATCGATCGCTGGGTCGCGCAGCGGCGCGATGCGTGGAACGCGTGCTTCGATCGCCTCGATCGGATGCTCGCCGAGGAGGACGAGGAGTCATGA
- a CDS encoding SRPBCC family protein produces the protein MRSADHSTFVIERVLAASPARAFAAWSDPEKKRRWMSCHDDWRLIDDRLDFRVDGAEIRDVRRPDGVVHAFRARYLDIVPLERVVYAYEMRVGDARTSASLVTVELAPSGAKTRMRFTEQVVFFDGHGDVEERRRGTEIGLDQLVAMLDGA, from the coding sequence ATGAGATCGGCCGATCATTCGACGTTCGTGATCGAGCGCGTGCTCGCCGCGTCCCCGGCGCGGGCGTTCGCGGCGTGGTCGGATCCCGAGAAGAAGCGGCGCTGGATGTCGTGCCACGACGATTGGAGGCTGATCGACGATCGCCTCGACTTCCGCGTCGACGGCGCGGAGATCCGCGACGTGCGTCGGCCCGACGGAGTCGTGCACGCGTTCCGCGCGCGCTACCTCGACATCGTGCCCCTCGAGCGCGTCGTCTACGCGTACGAGATGCGGGTCGGCGACGCGCGCACCTCGGCGTCGCTCGTGACGGTGGAGCTCGCGCCGTCGGGTGCGAAGACACGGATGCGGTTCACCGAGCAGGTCGTGTTCTTCGACGGTCACGGCGACGTCGAGGAGCGCCGCCGCGGCACCGAGATCGGGCTCGATCAGCTGGTCGCGATGCTCGACGGCGCGTGA
- a CDS encoding helix-turn-helix domain-containing protein translates to MTTERTSTPFDARAASAEIVRALRGARSQRALSARLGYRVNVLTGWESGKRAPPAHEVLRLARRVGRDVRAALVAFDARLDAVIAAREPAGPELVASILRTLIDERTHTEVARALGETRTTVARWALGRTAPRFGDLLRIVDLTTHRLVDFVACFADPAAIPAVAHEHARIEAQRALLREDPAFAVVLPVLTLRDYRRLARHREGWIAKRVGIDVAQERRALELLEAAGAIRRHRGKWEVLHDRRVDVRHDRATVARLQQHWARVAADRTARVPGDVTRFHLVSVAESDLETLRRGLAELYERLDATLAGARDPERVVLVGVMLQVLDRAPE, encoded by the coding sequence ATGACCACCGAGCGTACGTCGACGCCCTTCGATGCACGCGCCGCGAGCGCGGAGATCGTGCGCGCCCTGCGAGGCGCACGATCGCAGCGCGCGCTCTCGGCGCGGCTCGGCTACCGCGTCAACGTGCTGACCGGGTGGGAGTCCGGCAAGCGCGCGCCCCCCGCCCACGAAGTGCTGCGGCTCGCGCGTCGCGTGGGTCGTGACGTGCGCGCCGCGCTGGTCGCGTTCGATGCGCGCCTCGACGCGGTGATCGCGGCGCGCGAGCCCGCGGGCCCCGAGCTCGTCGCGTCGATCCTGCGCACGCTGATCGACGAGCGCACGCACACCGAGGTCGCGCGTGCGCTCGGCGAGACGCGCACCACCGTCGCGCGCTGGGCCCTCGGTCGCACCGCGCCGCGCTTCGGCGATCTGCTGCGCATCGTCGATCTCACGACGCACCGGCTCGTCGACTTCGTCGCGTGCTTCGCCGATCCCGCCGCGATCCCCGCGGTCGCGCACGAGCACGCGCGCATCGAGGCACAGCGCGCGCTGCTCCGCGAAGATCCCGCGTTCGCGGTGGTGCTCCCGGTGCTCACGCTGCGCGACTACCGGCGGCTCGCGCGGCATCGCGAGGGATGGATCGCGAAGCGCGTCGGCATCGACGTCGCACAGGAGCGACGCGCGCTCGAGCTGCTCGAGGCCGCAGGCGCGATCCGCAGACATCGCGGCAAGTGGGAGGTGCTCCACGATCGCCGCGTCGACGTGCGGCACGATCGGGCGACCGTCGCGCGCCTGCAGCAGCACTGGGCGCGCGTCGCCGCCGATCGCACCGCGCGGGTGCCGGGCGACGTCACGCGCTTCCACCTCGTGTCGGTCGCGGAGTCCGATCTCGAGACGCTGCGCCGCGGGCTCGCCGAGCTCTACGAGCGGCTCGACGCGACGCTCGCCGGCGCGCGCGATCCCGAGCGCGTGGTGCTCGTCGGCGTGATGCTGCAGGTGCTCGATCGCGCGCCGGAGTGA